Proteins from a genomic interval of Zingiber officinale cultivar Zhangliang chromosome 1B, Zo_v1.1, whole genome shotgun sequence:
- the LOC122043197 gene encoding coatomer subunit gamma-like, which translates to MRCKNLFNQELLLCNFTSFDKMIASLSQSFVHLGVHITPLAEKKAPGKKPAGLGAAPTSAVDGYEILLSSIPEIASFGKLFKSSAPVELTEAETEYSVSVVKHIFDSHVVFQYNCTNTITEQLLELVSVFVDVSEAEEFSEVATKPLRSLPYDLPVQTFVAFEKPEGVSGTGKFSNLLKFVV; encoded by the exons ATGAGGTGCAAGAATCTGTTCAATCAAGAGCTGCTCTTGTGCAATTTCACCAG TTTTGACAAAATGATCGCCTCGCTGTCACAAAGCTT CGTCCACCTTGGCGTCCACATCACACCTCTTGCTGAGAAAAAAGCTCCTGGAAAAAAGCCTGCTGGGTTAGGGGCTGCTCCCACTTCTGCCGTTGATGGATATGAAATTTTGCTTTCATCCATCCCTGAGATTGCCAGCTTTGGAAAACTTTTCAAG TCATCTGCACCTGTGGAGTTGACCGAAGCAGAGACTGAATATTCTGTTAGTGTGGTGAAGCACATCTTTGATAGCCATGTGGTATTCCAATACAACTGCACAAATACCATTACTGAACAATTGCTCGAGCTG GTTTCTGTTTTTGTTGATGTATCTGAAGCAGAGGAATTTTCAGAAGTTGCAACAAAGCCTCTACGATCCTTACCGTATGATTTGCCAGTACAGACTTTTGTTGCTTTTGAAAAGCCAGAAGGTGTTTCTGGTACGGGAAAGTTCTCAAATCTCCTGAAGTTTGTGGTTTAA
- the LOC121983802 gene encoding coatomer subunit gamma-2-like, protein MLKVGVSNLKNDWESLDPDNERIDEYGLAVKESLTETVKAVIDILGMRPCEVLVRVSFGIDGSKQVAMKLAVRS, encoded by the exons ATGCTGAAGGTGGGAGTCTCCAACTTGAAAAATGATTGGGAAAGTTTGGACCCTGACAACGAGCGCATTGATGAGTATGGCCTAGCTGTGAAAGAGAGCTTGACAGAAACCGTCAAGGCAGTTATAGACATTCTCGGCATGCGACCTTGTGAG GTGCTTGTTAGAGTGTCGTTTGGCATTGATGGGTCCAAGCAGGTTGCAATGAAGCTGGCAGTTAGATCTTAA
- the LOC122007219 gene encoding AP-3 complex subunit sigma-like: protein MIRAVIVMNTQGKPRLLKFYEFQPPEKQKELMRSVLAVLSGRPDNVSNFVEADAIFGPGTRLVYKHLATLYFIFVFDNSENELAMLDLIQVFVETMDRCFKNVCELDIVFNFNKMHAIVDEIIFGGQVLETSSEQVMKAVEEIARLEKSSNSISFVPKAVSGRFGR, encoded by the exons ATGATTCGCGCGGTGATCGTGATGAACACCCAGGGAAAACCTCGCCTGCTCAAGTTTTACGAGTTCCAG CCACCGGAGAAACAGAAGGAGCTCATGCGCAGCGTCCTCGCAG TTCTATCTGGAAGACCGGACAATGTCAGCAATTTCGTCGAAGCAGATGCAATCTTCGGCCCA GGTACAAGGTTGGTCTACAAGCACCTTGCAACGCTTTATTTCATTTTCGTGTTTGACAATAGTGAAAATGAACTTGCTATGCTCGACCTCATTCAAG TCTTTGTGGAGACAATGGATAGATGCTTCAAGAATGTCTGTGAGCTTGATATAGTGTTTAACTTCAACAAG ATGCATGCCATTGTTGATGAAATCATATTTGGAGGGCAGGTGCTGGAAACTAGTTCTGAGCAAGTGATGAAGGCTGTTGAGGAGATTGCTAG ACTTGAAAAATCTTCCAACTCAATCAGCTTTGTGCCTAAGGCTGTATCGGGGAGGTTTGGTCGCTAA